A single window of Methylacidimicrobium sp. AP8 DNA harbors:
- the treS gene encoding maltose alpha-D-glucosyltransferase — protein MPGAATDEQRNGETRPALPAPPRRRRRRGVLAAPLVEPPPHWWLDAVIYEVHVKAFADGNGDGIGDFVGLVEKLDYLKKLGITAIWLLPFYPSPLRDDGYDIADYYGVHPNYGTLKDFVRFLEEAHRRNIRVITELVLNHTSDQHPWFQRARRSPPKSRWRNYYVWSDTPNRYTQARIIFQDFESSNWTWDSTARAYFWHRFYSHQPDLNYDSPDVRKEILAVIDFWLGLGVDGLRLDAVPYLFEREGTNCENLPESHAFLKEIRRYIDSRYANRMLLAEANQWPEDAAAYFGQGDECHMAFHFPVMPRLFLAMHMEERYPIVDILEQTPQIPPGCCWATFLRNHDELTLEMVTDEERDYMFRVYAKDRRARLNLGIRRRLAPLLQNNRRKIELLTILLVSLPGTPILYYGDELGMGDNIYLGDRDGVRTPMQWSADKNAGFSRANPQKLYLPVIIDPEYHYETINVELEENNPSSLLWWTRRVIAMRQRFSAFRRGTLRFVHSQNPKVLSFLRTDGTQNILVVINLSRFSQVALLPLADFLGWVPEEVFGCARFPEISDKPYLFTLSPYAHFWLQLHPPATTASISRDRIPLIAEPPTIDFWLSERGQAFAREALPDHLGRNRWSPRSVRRLTQAVAEDAVEVETLRPLGQPVQAVLFRLAYSEGEAGLAFFVWMPIEGEEAERLIQREPQKVFARYVRDGKTGVLMDAFLDPAFRAWALDWIASRRRLSLKTGVVQARPAAYLEELRRKGELPTDSELLPDAPQSRTVLYEKRFALRCYTKLEEGPNPDVEMARYLAEHRLFPFVPRYSGTLDLHTRQGGVVALALLQELPPVETDGWSLALDAASRFLERALGQRSVLADLSPLLGSAPERWPQPVIQLLEGIFCEQLRLLGGRTAEMHRVLSSETSDPAFSPERFTPWSQRSLFQVALETHRRIGRWFDLRPEAEAERREWQAVSAPLEKALASFLGPVIPATKIRVHGDYHLGRLRFTGKDFLVADFEGEFYRPLSERRLKRPAHRDVASLIASLHAAAFAALHRNGSLPEADHRWLQGAAEAWWFYASHVLWRSYRERLEGAPCCPASKEDSARLLGFCLVERGLTELDFALRWEPEAAATRLRFLKTILEHRFYV, from the coding sequence ATGCCCGGCGCAGCCACAGACGAACAGCGCAACGGGGAAACCCGACCGGCCCTTCCGGCTCCGCCACGCAGGCGCAGGCGTCGGGGCGTCTTAGCCGCCCCTTTGGTCGAGCCGCCCCCGCACTGGTGGCTCGACGCCGTCATCTACGAAGTCCACGTCAAAGCCTTCGCCGACGGCAACGGGGACGGCATCGGAGACTTCGTCGGCCTGGTCGAAAAGCTCGATTATCTCAAGAAGCTGGGCATCACCGCGATCTGGCTTTTGCCCTTCTATCCCTCGCCGCTGCGCGACGACGGCTACGACATCGCCGACTACTACGGCGTCCATCCGAACTACGGAACCCTGAAGGACTTCGTGCGCTTCCTGGAAGAAGCCCACCGCAGGAACATCCGCGTGATCACCGAGCTTGTTCTCAACCACACCTCCGACCAGCACCCCTGGTTCCAACGGGCGCGCCGCTCTCCGCCCAAGAGCCGGTGGCGGAACTATTACGTCTGGAGCGATACCCCGAACCGCTACACCCAGGCCAGGATCATCTTCCAGGATTTCGAGAGCTCCAACTGGACGTGGGATTCCACGGCCCGGGCCTATTTCTGGCACCGTTTCTACTCCCACCAGCCGGACTTGAACTACGACAGCCCCGACGTCCGGAAGGAAATCCTTGCAGTGATCGACTTCTGGCTCGGCTTGGGCGTCGACGGGCTCCGGCTCGATGCGGTGCCCTATCTCTTCGAGCGGGAAGGCACCAATTGCGAGAACCTTCCCGAAAGCCATGCCTTCCTCAAGGAGATCCGCCGTTACATCGACAGCCGCTACGCCAATCGGATGCTCCTGGCGGAGGCGAATCAATGGCCGGAGGATGCGGCCGCCTACTTCGGACAGGGAGACGAATGCCACATGGCGTTCCACTTTCCGGTGATGCCGCGTCTCTTCCTAGCCATGCACATGGAGGAACGCTACCCGATCGTCGATATCCTGGAGCAGACGCCGCAGATCCCGCCTGGCTGCTGCTGGGCCACCTTCCTCCGCAACCACGACGAGCTTACGCTCGAGATGGTGACCGACGAGGAGCGGGACTACATGTTCCGGGTTTATGCCAAGGATCGGCGAGCCCGCCTCAATCTCGGGATCCGCCGCCGGCTCGCCCCGCTCTTGCAGAACAACCGGAGGAAGATCGAGCTGCTGACGATCCTCCTCGTTTCCCTGCCCGGCACCCCGATCCTCTATTACGGGGACGAGCTCGGCATGGGAGACAACATATATCTCGGGGATCGCGATGGGGTGCGCACCCCGATGCAGTGGAGCGCGGACAAAAACGCCGGATTTTCCCGGGCCAACCCGCAAAAGCTCTATCTGCCGGTCATCATCGACCCGGAATACCACTACGAGACGATCAACGTCGAGCTCGAGGAGAACAACCCCTCTTCCCTGCTCTGGTGGACGCGCCGCGTCATCGCGATGCGGCAGCGGTTTTCCGCTTTCCGCCGGGGAACCCTCCGGTTCGTCCATTCCCAGAACCCGAAGGTACTCTCGTTCCTCCGCACCGACGGGACTCAGAACATTCTCGTGGTCATCAACCTCTCCCGGTTCAGCCAGGTTGCGCTCCTCCCGCTGGCCGACTTCCTCGGTTGGGTTCCCGAAGAAGTCTTCGGATGCGCGCGCTTCCCCGAGATCAGCGACAAGCCTTACCTCTTCACGCTCAGCCCCTACGCCCATTTCTGGCTCCAGCTCCACCCTCCGGCCACGACCGCATCGATCTCGCGGGATAGGATCCCGTTGATCGCCGAGCCGCCGACGATCGACTTTTGGCTCTCGGAGCGGGGACAAGCTTTCGCGAGGGAAGCCCTTCCCGACCACCTCGGTAGGAATCGATGGTCGCCGCGATCCGTTCGCCGGCTCACCCAAGCGGTTGCGGAGGATGCCGTCGAGGTCGAGACGCTCCGGCCCTTGGGGCAGCCCGTGCAGGCGGTCCTCTTCCGCCTCGCCTATTCCGAAGGGGAAGCCGGGCTGGCGTTCTTCGTCTGGATGCCCATCGAGGGCGAGGAGGCCGAGCGCCTCATCCAGCGCGAGCCGCAAAAGGTCTTCGCCCGCTACGTTCGCGACGGCAAGACGGGTGTCCTGATGGACGCTTTCCTCGACCCGGCTTTCCGCGCCTGGGCGCTCGACTGGATCGCTTCCCGCCGGCGCCTTTCCTTAAAAACAGGCGTCGTCCAAGCCCGCCCGGCGGCCTACCTGGAAGAGCTCCGCCGCAAGGGAGAGCTTCCTACCGATTCGGAGCTTCTTCCCGATGCCCCGCAGAGCCGCACGGTCCTCTACGAAAAGAGGTTCGCCCTGCGATGCTACACCAAGCTCGAGGAGGGGCCGAATCCCGACGTCGAGATGGCCCGCTACCTGGCGGAGCATAGGCTTTTCCCCTTTGTGCCCCGCTACTCCGGCACCCTCGATCTCCACACGCGGCAGGGAGGTGTAGTAGCCCTGGCTCTCCTGCAGGAACTCCCTCCGGTCGAGACCGATGGCTGGTCCTTGGCGCTGGATGCGGCGAGCCGCTTCCTGGAAAGAGCCCTGGGCCAGAGGTCGGTTCTGGCCGATCTCTCTCCGCTCTTGGGTTCCGCGCCGGAGCGTTGGCCGCAACCGGTGATTCAACTCCTCGAAGGCATCTTCTGCGAGCAGCTCCGCCTCCTCGGCGGACGGACCGCGGAGATGCACCGGGTTCTTTCGAGCGAGACGAGCGATCCCGCCTTTTCCCCGGAGCGGTTCACCCCCTGGTCCCAGCGTTCGCTCTTCCAAGTGGCGCTGGAAACCCACAGGCGCATCGGCCGCTGGTTCGACCTCCGCCCGGAAGCGGAAGCCGAGCGCCGGGAATGGCAGGCCGTCTCCGCCCCGCTCGAAAAGGCTCTGGCCTCCTTCCTCGGCCCCGTGATCCCCGCGACGAAAATCCGAGTGCACGGCGACTACCATCTCGGAAGATTGCGTTTCACCGGCAAGGACTTCCTGGTCGCCGACTTCGAAGGAGAGTTCTATCGGCCCCTTTCCGAACGGAGGCTCAAGCGGCCCGCCCACCGGGACGTGGCGAGCCTCATCGCCTCCCTCCACGCCGCCGCCTTCGCCGCGCTCCACCGAAACGGAAGCCTGCCGGAAGCCGACCATAGGTGGTTGCAGGGGGCCGCGGAAGCCTGGTGGTTCTATGCAAGTCACGTCCTCTGGCGGAGCTATCGGGAACGGCTGGAAGGAGCGCCCTGCTGCCCGGCTTCCAAGGAAGATTCCGCCCGGCTTCTCGGGTTCTGCCTTGTGGAGCGCGGCCTCACCGAACTCGACTTCGCGCTGCGTTGGGAGCCCGAGGCGGCAGCTACCCGCCTCCGCTTCCTGAAAACCATCCTGGAGCACCGCTTCTATGTTTGA
- the glgX gene encoding glycogen debranching protein GlgX, which yields MFERILPGNPYPLGASWDGRGVNFALFSATAEKVELCLYSEDRRELQRIPLSESTGEVRHAYIPGMLPGQLYGYRISGPYEPAHGHRFNPNKVLLDPYAREIGADLQWDDSLFGYSIGHPDQDLSFDSRDDAAFAPLARVAHTVFPWGEDRPPQVPWHKTIIYEAHVKGLTRRHPKIPPELRGTYLGLAHDEMIRYFLALGITAIELLPIHHHVDERVLTEKGLSNYWGYNTIAFFAPDSRYAVPNCSLTHTEQFQSMVRSLHLHGIEVILDVVYNHTAEGNQLGPTLSFRGIDNASYYRLSPEDPRYYVDFTGTGNTLNMRHPRVLQLIMDSLRYWVTEMHVDGFRFDLASSLAREFFEVDRLSAFFDLIQQDPVLSRVKLIAEPWDLGPGGYQVGNFPVGWAEWNGKYRDCVRRFWKGEGGVVSELASRLAGSSDLYEASGKRPYASINFITCHDGFTLQDLVSYERKHNEANGEENRDGTDANWSWNCGAEGPTDNPEILALRTRQKLNFWLTLLTSQGVPMIRAGDELCQSQSGNNNAYCQDNELSWLDWEPTKEKLFFIQLVQKLIWLRRKEPVFHRRHFFQGRSIYGADIRDVVWLNPSGKPMDEAEWSSPGTKCLGVRLSGDLTGVVDEFGAPVQGSSMLVLFNASNAPVRFVLPKRRAGLSWELVIDTAQPTSAPPPPAAGGEYTLEGHSSALFRGERPAEPLPPGEFLEPIPGE from the coding sequence ATGTTTGAACGGATCCTGCCGGGAAATCCCTACCCCTTGGGCGCTTCCTGGGACGGCCGAGGAGTCAACTTCGCCCTTTTTTCCGCGACCGCCGAAAAGGTCGAGCTCTGCCTCTATTCCGAAGACCGCCGCGAGCTCCAGCGGATTCCGCTGAGCGAATCGACCGGCGAGGTCCGGCACGCGTACATCCCCGGAATGCTGCCGGGCCAGCTCTACGGCTACCGGATTTCCGGCCCCTATGAACCTGCGCACGGCCACCGGTTCAATCCGAACAAGGTGCTCCTCGACCCCTACGCGCGGGAAATCGGCGCCGATCTCCAGTGGGATGACTCCCTTTTCGGCTATTCCATCGGTCACCCGGACCAGGATCTGAGCTTCGATTCCCGCGACGACGCCGCCTTCGCGCCGCTGGCCCGGGTCGCGCACACGGTATTTCCCTGGGGAGAGGACCGTCCGCCGCAGGTGCCCTGGCACAAGACGATCATCTACGAAGCGCACGTCAAGGGCCTGACCCGGCGGCACCCGAAGATTCCGCCGGAGCTCCGGGGCACCTACCTCGGCCTAGCCCACGACGAGATGATCCGCTACTTCCTCGCGCTCGGCATCACGGCGATCGAGCTTCTGCCGATCCACCATCACGTCGATGAAAGAGTCCTAACCGAGAAAGGGCTTTCCAACTACTGGGGCTACAACACGATCGCTTTTTTTGCTCCCGATTCCCGCTACGCGGTTCCTAACTGCAGCCTGACGCACACCGAGCAGTTCCAGTCGATGGTCCGCTCGCTTCATCTTCACGGGATCGAGGTGATCCTCGACGTCGTCTACAACCACACGGCGGAGGGCAACCAGCTGGGACCCACCCTCTCGTTCCGGGGCATCGACAACGCCTCCTACTACCGGCTTTCGCCGGAAGATCCGCGCTACTATGTCGATTTCACCGGCACCGGAAACACCCTGAACATGCGCCACCCTCGCGTGCTCCAGCTTATCATGGACAGCCTCCGCTATTGGGTGACCGAAATGCATGTCGACGGCTTCCGCTTCGATCTGGCCAGCAGCTTGGCCCGCGAGTTTTTCGAGGTCGATCGCCTTTCGGCCTTCTTTGACCTGATCCAGCAGGATCCGGTCCTCTCCCGCGTGAAATTGATTGCGGAGCCCTGGGATCTGGGTCCGGGAGGTTACCAGGTCGGGAACTTTCCCGTCGGCTGGGCGGAGTGGAACGGCAAGTACCGGGACTGCGTCCGCCGCTTCTGGAAGGGAGAAGGAGGGGTGGTATCCGAGCTGGCCAGCCGCCTCGCCGGATCGAGCGATCTCTACGAGGCGAGCGGAAAGCGCCCCTACGCCAGCATCAACTTCATCACCTGCCACGACGGATTCACCCTCCAGGACCTGGTCTCCTACGAACGGAAGCATAACGAAGCCAACGGAGAGGAAAACCGCGACGGCACCGACGCCAACTGGAGCTGGAACTGCGGCGCCGAAGGGCCGACGGACAATCCGGAGATCCTGGCGCTGCGCACCAGGCAGAAGCTCAACTTCTGGCTCACCCTGCTCACCTCGCAAGGAGTGCCGATGATCCGGGCCGGCGACGAGCTCTGCCAGAGCCAGTCGGGCAACAATAATGCCTACTGTCAGGACAACGAGCTCTCCTGGCTTGATTGGGAGCCGACGAAGGAAAAGCTCTTCTTCATCCAGCTCGTGCAAAAGCTCATTTGGCTGCGACGCAAGGAGCCGGTCTTTCACAGGCGCCATTTCTTTCAAGGGAGATCGATCTACGGGGCGGACATCCGCGACGTGGTCTGGTTAAACCCGTCCGGAAAACCGATGGACGAAGCGGAATGGAGCTCTCCGGGAACCAAGTGCCTCGGAGTCCGGCTTTCCGGCGACTTGACCGGCGTTGTCGACGAATTCGGGGCTCCGGTCCAAGGCAGCTCGATGCTCGTGCTCTTCAACGCTTCCAATGCGCCGGTCCGCTTCGTGCTTCCCAAGAGGCGCGCGGGTCTGAGCTGGGAGCTGGTCATCGATACCGCCCAGCCGACTTCCGCCCCTCCTCCGCCCGCGGCGGGAGGGGAGTACACGCTCGAAGGGCATAGCAGCGCCCTCTTCCGGGGAGAACGGCCGGCGGAGCCGCTGCCCCCCGGAGAATTTTTGGAACCGATTCCCGGCGAATGA
- the treZ gene encoding malto-oligosyltrehalose trehalohydrolase, producing MNPGTFLTPDGCRFCVWAPDRSRCELVLVGPAEGIYPMEKDSAGYWTVTIPGVQPGWLYRYRLDGREEFPDPASRCQPQGVHGPSQVVDDSFPWTDRSWRGLALSDYVLYELHVGTFTPEGTFAAILPRLPELRELGIRALEIMPVAQFPGRRNWGYDGVYPFAVQVSYGGIHGLKTLVNGCHEAGLAVVLDVVYNHFGPEGNYLARFGPYFTDSYRTPWGPAVNFDGAGSDEVRRFFLENARSWFFEFHVDALRLDAVHAIHDESAFPFLEELALRTQDWERELGRPLVLFAETDRNDPRLVRPRPGGLGLPAQWCDDFHHALHALLTGEKHAYYVDFGGIADLAKAFSQGYVLDGRFSSYRRRRHGAPPDGIRRHQLVVFAQNHDQVGNRARGDRLSVLVDFPSQKLAAAALLLSGFLPLLFMGEEYGERRPFPYFVDHENPELLEAVRKGRQREFAAFHDVAGTEIPDPAAEATFASAVLQWEYRHDGSHGVLWELHRELLLLRRRFPILQPRESIEVAAAADEPSGLLRFRRRSPEAEAEVFFNFSSGPRPVAIETDRPPAGKLFDSEEPRWLGTGAVAPGRLEPGSVLILAPRSAVLYIRE from the coding sequence ATGAATCCAGGCACGTTTCTTACCCCGGACGGATGCCGCTTTTGCGTCTGGGCTCCGGACCGGTCGCGCTGCGAGCTGGTCCTGGTCGGCCCTGCCGAGGGGATCTATCCCATGGAAAAGGACAGCGCCGGCTATTGGACCGTGACGATCCCGGGGGTGCAACCGGGCTGGCTCTACCGGTACCGGCTGGACGGCCGGGAGGAGTTCCCGGATCCCGCTTCCCGGTGCCAACCCCAAGGAGTCCACGGCCCCTCTCAAGTCGTGGACGATTCGTTCCCGTGGACCGACCGGTCCTGGCGGGGGCTCGCCCTGTCCGACTACGTCCTCTACGAGCTCCATGTCGGCACGTTCACCCCGGAGGGGACTTTCGCCGCGATCCTCCCGAGGTTGCCCGAGCTGCGCGAGCTGGGAATTCGGGCTCTCGAGATCATGCCCGTGGCCCAGTTCCCCGGAAGGCGCAACTGGGGCTATGACGGCGTCTATCCCTTCGCCGTGCAGGTCTCCTACGGAGGAATCCACGGCCTCAAGACCCTAGTGAACGGCTGCCACGAGGCCGGGCTGGCGGTCGTCCTCGACGTCGTCTACAACCACTTCGGCCCCGAGGGCAACTACCTGGCCCGATTCGGCCCCTATTTCACCGACAGCTACCGGACCCCGTGGGGGCCCGCGGTCAACTTCGATGGAGCCGGGAGCGACGAGGTGCGCCGCTTTTTCCTGGAGAACGCCCGCAGCTGGTTCTTCGAATTCCACGTCGACGCCCTCCGGCTCGACGCGGTGCATGCGATTCACGACGAGTCGGCCTTCCCCTTCCTCGAGGAGCTGGCCCTTCGGACGCAAGACTGGGAACGGGAGCTCGGCCGGCCGCTCGTCCTCTTCGCCGAGACCGACCGCAACGACCCGCGCCTCGTCCGCCCGCGGCCCGGCGGCCTCGGCTTGCCCGCCCAGTGGTGCGACGACTTCCACCACGCGCTCCACGCCCTACTGACCGGAGAAAAGCACGCCTACTACGTCGATTTCGGCGGCATCGCCGACCTCGCCAAGGCCTTTTCCCAAGGATATGTCCTCGACGGGCGTTTTTCCTCCTACCGGCGGCGGCGGCACGGCGCTCCTCCCGACGGGATCCGGCGCCATCAGCTCGTCGTCTTCGCCCAGAATCACGACCAAGTCGGCAACCGGGCGCGGGGGGACCGGCTCTCGGTTCTGGTCGATTTCCCTTCCCAGAAGCTGGCGGCCGCCGCCCTCCTCCTTTCCGGCTTCCTCCCTCTGCTCTTCATGGGCGAGGAATACGGAGAGCGCCGTCCATTTCCCTATTTCGTCGACCACGAGAATCCGGAGCTCCTGGAGGCCGTTCGGAAGGGGCGGCAGCGGGAGTTCGCCGCCTTCCACGACGTGGCGGGGACGGAGATCCCCGACCCGGCCGCGGAGGCGACCTTCGCCTCCGCCGTCCTCCAATGGGAATATCGCCACGACGGAAGCCACGGCGTTCTCTGGGAACTGCACCGGGAGCTGCTCTTACTGCGCCGGCGCTTCCCGATTCTCCAGCCGCGCGAATCGATCGAGGTCGCCGCCGCGGCGGACGAGCCGTCGGGCCTCCTCCGCTTCCGCCGGCGGAGCCCGGAGGCCGAAGCCGAGGTTTTCTTCAACTTTTCCTCCGGTCCGCGGCCGGTTGCGATCGAGACTGACCGGCCGCCGGCGGGGAAGCTCTTCGATAGCGAAGAGCCGCGCTGGCTGGGGACGGGGGCCGTCGCTCCCGGTCGCCTCGAACCGGGAAGCGTGCTGATCCTCGCTCCGCGCAGCGCCGTCCTCTACATAAGAGAGTGA
- the treY gene encoding malto-oligosyltrehalose synthase — protein sequence MRIPVSTYRVQLRKELGFAALEPVVAYLDDLGISDIYASPITRARMGSSHGYDVVDPEELHPELGSAEAFVRLIENVRARGMGWLQDVVPNHMAYDKENRFLMDVFENGPHSEFYEFFDIEWNHPFPTLRGRVLAPFLGPHYGEALQKGEIRLSFEKGGFWVSYFDHRFPLRIESYGTVLALVQQQIHDRLERRDPDYLKLLGVIYTVRNLDSAGNPEERADQVTFVKWVLEELYQKNGFIRSSLDRSLELISPKRPTPQSLALLDQILSEQHFRFAHWRVASEEINYRRFFTVNDLISVRVERKEVFERVHRLIRRLVAEGKVTGVRIDHIDGLYRPRAYLETLRAALPDTYTVVEKILGFGREELPKDWPVEGTTGYDFLAMVTQLFCPARNADAFTRCYEDFLGQPQNYGRLLREKKRFVIARRLAGDLDRIALMMHSLCARLWFGPDVTIYAVRRALVEVLSCFPVYRSYVDANGPSPEDRQWIDEAIRTAEENLPQLSAELEFIRRFLLGEMPHELAEEDRVQALDFVLRFQQLSGPLMAKGLEDCQFYVYNRLLSLNEVGSDPSRFGIEPEELHRFLRDRWVRWPHTLNATMTHDAKRGEDARARLNVLAELPEEWAELLARWNRINAGKKATIGDLLVPDANAEYLIYQALLGSWPWRSEEMEEFRERLKAYFVKASREARSFSGWQRPNRLYEEGCCAFIDRILDAEEGKEFLAAFLPFQRKIARYGVYNSFSQLLLKVAAPGVPDFYQGTEFWDLSFVDPDNRRPVDFELRRRTLAEIRREGDRPEYRREILAHPEDGKIKLFLTHKALQARRLAPELFGSGSYEPLSFAGAKADHAFGFLRSWGRQHLLAIVPRFVTALVPPEQAPVGAETWGDTSAVLPESLAAFWRCAFTGNRRRWQGGAPLAEAMAELPVALWISEG from the coding sequence ATGCGCATTCCTGTGTCCACCTACCGCGTGCAACTACGAAAAGAGCTCGGGTTCGCCGCGCTCGAGCCGGTCGTAGCCTACCTCGACGATCTTGGGATCAGCGACATCTACGCCTCCCCGATCACGCGTGCGCGGATGGGCAGCAGCCACGGCTACGACGTCGTCGATCCGGAGGAGCTCCATCCGGAGCTGGGCTCGGCCGAAGCCTTCGTCCGTCTTATCGAGAACGTCCGGGCTCGGGGAATGGGGTGGCTGCAGGACGTGGTTCCCAACCACATGGCCTACGACAAGGAAAACCGCTTCCTGATGGACGTCTTCGAGAACGGCCCGCATTCGGAGTTCTATGAGTTCTTCGATATCGAGTGGAACCACCCCTTCCCGACGCTGCGCGGCCGGGTGTTAGCCCCCTTTCTTGGGCCGCATTACGGCGAGGCGTTGCAAAAGGGCGAGATCCGCTTGTCCTTCGAGAAGGGCGGATTCTGGGTTTCCTATTTCGATCACCGATTCCCCCTTCGCATCGAAAGCTACGGAACGGTGCTGGCGCTGGTGCAGCAGCAGATCCACGACCGCCTGGAGCGCCGGGACCCGGATTACCTCAAGCTCCTCGGAGTCATCTATACCGTGCGCAATCTGGATTCGGCGGGAAATCCGGAGGAGAGGGCCGATCAAGTGACCTTCGTCAAATGGGTCCTCGAGGAGCTCTATCAGAAGAACGGCTTCATCCGCAGCTCTCTCGATCGGAGCCTGGAGCTGATCTCGCCCAAGCGGCCGACCCCGCAGTCGCTCGCGCTGCTGGATCAAATTCTTTCCGAGCAGCACTTCCGCTTCGCCCACTGGCGGGTCGCTTCCGAGGAGATCAACTACCGGCGCTTCTTCACGGTCAACGATCTCATCTCGGTCCGGGTCGAGAGGAAGGAGGTTTTCGAGCGGGTCCACCGGCTGATTCGACGGCTGGTCGCCGAGGGGAAGGTCACCGGGGTGAGGATCGACCATATCGACGGGCTCTACCGGCCGCGCGCCTACCTCGAAACCTTGCGGGCGGCGCTCCCCGACACCTACACGGTCGTGGAGAAGATCCTCGGATTCGGGAGGGAAGAGCTTCCGAAGGACTGGCCGGTGGAAGGCACGACCGGCTACGACTTCCTGGCAATGGTGACGCAGCTCTTCTGCCCCGCGAGGAACGCGGACGCGTTCACCCGCTGCTACGAGGATTTTCTCGGGCAGCCGCAGAATTACGGCCGGCTCTTGCGGGAAAAGAAGCGGTTCGTCATCGCCCGCCGGCTGGCGGGCGATCTCGATCGGATCGCCTTGATGATGCATTCGCTCTGCGCCCGGCTCTGGTTCGGGCCGGACGTGACGATCTACGCGGTTCGCCGGGCGTTGGTCGAGGTGCTCTCCTGCTTTCCGGTCTACCGTTCCTATGTCGACGCGAACGGGCCCAGTCCGGAGGACCGGCAGTGGATCGACGAAGCCATCCGGACCGCGGAGGAGAACCTGCCGCAGCTCTCGGCCGAGCTCGAGTTCATCCGGCGCTTTCTCCTCGGCGAAATGCCGCACGAGTTGGCCGAGGAGGACCGGGTGCAGGCGCTCGACTTCGTCCTCCGGTTTCAGCAATTGAGCGGGCCTTTGATGGCGAAGGGCTTGGAGGATTGCCAGTTCTACGTCTACAACCGGCTGCTCTCCCTCAACGAGGTGGGCAGCGATCCCTCCCGCTTCGGAATCGAGCCCGAGGAGCTTCATCGCTTTCTCCGCGACCGGTGGGTCCGCTGGCCCCACACCCTCAATGCGACGATGACGCACGACGCGAAGCGGGGAGAGGACGCCCGCGCCCGCTTGAACGTCCTGGCCGAGCTTCCCGAAGAGTGGGCGGAGCTGCTCGCGCGCTGGAACCGGATCAACGCGGGGAAGAAGGCCACGATCGGCGACCTGCTCGTTCCTGACGCCAATGCGGAGTATCTCATCTATCAGGCGCTCCTCGGAAGCTGGCCGTGGAGGAGCGAGGAGATGGAGGAGTTCCGCGAGCGCCTCAAAGCCTATTTCGTCAAGGCGAGCCGGGAGGCACGGAGCTTTTCCGGATGGCAGAGGCCCAACCGGCTCTACGAGGAGGGATGCTGCGCCTTTATCGACCGCATTCTCGATGCGGAGGAGGGTAAGGAGTTTCTCGCGGCCTTTCTCCCGTTCCAGCGGAAGATCGCCCGGTATGGGGTCTACAACTCGTTTTCCCAGCTCCTTTTGAAGGTGGCGGCGCCCGGCGTTCCCGATTTTTATCAAGGGACCGAATTCTGGGATCTCTCCTTCGTCGATCCCGACAACCGGAGGCCGGTCGATTTCGAGCTGCGCCGCAGGACCTTGGCGGAGATCCGGCGAGAGGGGGACAGGCCGGAATACCGGAGAGAGATTCTAGCGCATCCGGAGGACGGCAAGATCAAGCTCTTTCTCACCCACAAGGCCCTGCAGGCACGGCGGCTCGCTCCGGAGCTCTTCGGTTCGGGCAGCTACGAGCCGCTCTCCTTTGCGGGCGCCAAGGCCGATCATGCCTTCGGCTTTCTACGCTCCTGGGGGAGACAGCACTTGCTGGCGATCGTGCCCCGATTCGTCACCGCGCTCGTCCCCCCCGAGCAAGCGCCGGTCGGCGCGGAGACCTGGGGCGACACCTCGGCCGTTCTGCCGGAATCCCTGGCCGCGTTCTGGCGGTGCGCATTCACCGGCAACCGGCGCCGCTGGCAGGGCGGGGCGCCGCTCGCGGAGGCGATGGCTGAGCTGCCCGTCGCGCTCTGGATTTCCGAAGGCTGA